A DNA window from Anaerocolumna sp. AGMB13020 contains the following coding sequences:
- a CDS encoding response regulator transcription factor, whose translation MYTVLIADDEAIIRRGLKKVVNWERLGYNITGEASDGEEALSFLVNQNPDVVLMDIRMPLMDGLEVIQKARAGNYKGKIIILSGFSDFAYAQEAIRYDVKFYLNKPLNELELEAALNSISHELQEEAWEKRTVSHYREKAKIAILRDLINGEADISRINLADLHMTENIFQVLIYEKYSHNIADTSYNFSEILRVTNQDSNSLESITIKENQVIILKGEFAIGQFKRFIEKYEYDLKPQKGSPLDTLFISYGRTVSEVTEIRTSYLDALFLMQRRFFCVQDQHTIGPPDTEEDNNEKLPFDHEMINSFFHLLVNYIQTHNRNLLVETLHELEKKLNRCEINIPDIKLSLSDLFLQIKDKINNLYAGSKIPFPTNTQIINFITTRNYLYEILAFFTEEFEIIMNTVGVSGNDSVIDSVIYYIEHNYKENIKLESIACLFGYNSCYLGKLFHEKTGKSFNYYVDYVRVQNSIKLLKQNNMKVYDIAEKVGYRNVDYFYTKFRKYTNLTPTEYRKQMLKG comes from the coding sequence ATGTACACAGTTCTGATAGCAGATGATGAAGCAATCATCAGACGTGGATTAAAGAAAGTAGTCAACTGGGAAAGGCTTGGTTACAATATTACGGGAGAAGCTTCCGATGGAGAAGAAGCACTTTCCTTCCTGGTAAACCAAAACCCGGACGTTGTACTGATGGATATAAGGATGCCGCTTATGGATGGACTGGAGGTTATTCAAAAGGCCAGAGCGGGCAATTATAAAGGAAAGATAATTATCTTAAGCGGGTTCTCTGATTTCGCCTATGCGCAGGAAGCTATAAGATATGATGTTAAATTTTATCTGAACAAACCATTGAATGAGCTGGAGCTGGAAGCAGCCTTGAACTCCATATCCCATGAGCTGCAGGAAGAAGCCTGGGAGAAAAGGACGGTAAGCCATTACCGTGAGAAAGCAAAAATTGCTATTTTAAGGGATCTTATTAACGGTGAGGCGGATATCTCCAGGATTAATTTGGCGGACCTGCATATGACAGAAAATATCTTCCAGGTACTGATATATGAGAAGTACAGCCACAATATAGCAGATACTTCCTATAATTTCTCTGAAATATTAAGAGTCACCAATCAGGATAGCAATTCACTTGAAAGTATTACGATTAAGGAGAATCAGGTCATTATTCTGAAAGGAGAATTCGCCATTGGACAGTTCAAACGATTTATTGAGAAATATGAATATGATCTCAAACCACAGAAAGGTTCACCTTTAGATACCTTGTTTATTTCTTACGGAAGAACTGTCTCAGAAGTCACGGAGATACGCACCTCCTATCTGGATGCTTTATTTTTAATGCAGAGGCGTTTTTTCTGTGTCCAGGACCAGCATACCATAGGACCTCCTGATACAGAAGAAGATAACAATGAAAAGCTTCCTTTCGACCATGAAATGATAAACAGTTTTTTTCATCTGCTGGTAAATTATATACAGACCCACAACCGTAATCTGTTGGTGGAAACACTCCACGAGCTGGAAAAGAAGCTGAATAGGTGTGAAATTAATATACCGGATATCAAGCTGTCTTTATCGGACCTTTTTTTGCAGATCAAGGACAAGATTAATAATTTGTATGCCGGCAGCAAAATTCCTTTTCCTACCAATACCCAGATTATCAATTTTATAACCACCAGGAATTATCTTTATGAAATTCTTGCTTTTTTTACCGAGGAATTTGAAATTATTATGAATACAGTGGGTGTTTCCGGCAATGACAGTGTGATAGACAGTGTAATCTATTATATCGAACACAATTACAAGGAAAATATCAAACTGGAAAGTATAGCCTGTCTATTCGGGTATAACAGCTGCTATCTGGGAAAACTGTTTCACGAAAAAACCGGTAAAAGCTTTAATTATTATGTGGATTATGTTCGGGTGCAGAATTCCATTAAATTGTTGAAGCAGAATAACATGAAGGTTTATGACATCGCAGAGAAGGTTGGGTACCGCAACGTAGATTATTTTTATACGAAATTCAGAAAGTATACGAATCTCACACCGACAGAATACCGGAAACAGAT
- a CDS encoding ABC transporter substrate-binding protein: protein MVKKHKLIGILLCLVMAVTITEGCANNPQNTEILGVTDSSGDKGKDSGKEGKAKYKEFITVDVFDSQSNYQGIQSGWLAKIIKDKFNMELNIIAPNVAGGGETLLQTRSAAGNLGDLILTSAAGGKLQDLVTAGLIIDMTDFMEGKKNLSKYQAAIEYTNKTLAKEEGIWTIPSEISERPADTNLGGTVLNFGTYIRWDLYKQLGYPKMKTLEDLLPVMKEMQDIAGVSDSGKKIYAFSLFKDWDSEYLGAANQIPYMYGYAPIGYAYAKADDSEEPQSALAEDSLYIRGLKFFFQANQMGLLDPESTTQNFDALSEKYKDGAVLWSPWPWQSSGYNTADHTSSGKAFNTAAVEDFQLYDWGCYTKGNPYNSIMIGSKAKDPERLMDFIDWLYSPEGLTVAYSGSLSGIKGLMWEVADGKPVLTDFGYKCLTNGDKTLMPEEYGGGTYLDGIERLNFKAVSDGEINPETGYPYNYLMWDNYISLNLTDMERDWQTHMGAKNATEYFYKNKQAVISVGSGYAVPAEDPDITTIRAQIRSTIVEYSWKSVFAKDEEEFTRLIKEMTDIAMGLGYEKVLNIDLRNTEEQKQAREAIDN from the coding sequence ATGGTTAAGAAACATAAGCTTATTGGCATTCTCTTATGTCTGGTGATGGCTGTTACCATTACAGAAGGTTGTGCTAATAATCCCCAAAACACAGAGATTTTGGGAGTTACAGACTCTTCCGGTGATAAAGGTAAGGATTCCGGAAAGGAAGGTAAAGCAAAATACAAAGAATTCATAACAGTGGATGTTTTTGATTCCCAATCCAATTATCAGGGAATACAATCGGGCTGGCTTGCAAAAATTATCAAAGATAAATTTAACATGGAACTTAACATTATTGCACCAAATGTTGCAGGAGGCGGTGAAACCCTGCTTCAGACCCGCAGTGCAGCCGGGAATTTGGGCGATCTTATCCTTACTTCAGCAGCCGGCGGAAAGCTTCAGGATCTTGTTACGGCCGGACTCATAATTGATATGACGGACTTCATGGAGGGAAAAAAGAATCTGTCCAAATACCAGGCAGCGATTGAATATACCAACAAAACACTTGCAAAAGAGGAAGGGATTTGGACAATCCCTTCGGAAATATCAGAAAGGCCTGCTGATACGAATCTGGGAGGTACGGTTTTAAATTTTGGAACTTATATCCGATGGGATCTGTATAAACAGCTGGGTTATCCGAAAATGAAGACTCTGGAGGATCTGCTGCCAGTGATGAAAGAGATGCAGGACATTGCAGGAGTCAGTGATTCCGGTAAAAAAATCTATGCCTTTTCCCTGTTTAAGGATTGGGACAGTGAATATCTGGGGGCAGCCAATCAGATACCTTACATGTATGGCTATGCACCCATTGGTTATGCCTATGCAAAAGCAGATGATTCCGAGGAACCTCAAAGTGCTTTGGCGGAGGATTCTCTGTATATCAGGGGTCTTAAATTCTTTTTCCAGGCAAATCAGATGGGACTGTTGGATCCGGAATCTACTACTCAGAATTTTGACGCTTTATCAGAGAAATATAAGGATGGTGCAGTACTGTGGTCACCCTGGCCCTGGCAGTCCTCCGGATACAATACAGCAGATCATACCTCCTCCGGCAAAGCTTTTAACACAGCGGCTGTTGAGGATTTCCAGCTGTATGACTGGGGTTGTTATACCAAAGGAAATCCCTATAATTCCATAATGATCGGCAGTAAGGCAAAAGATCCGGAACGGCTAATGGATTTTATCGACTGGCTCTATTCACCGGAAGGTCTCACAGTAGCTTATTCAGGCAGTTTGTCCGGTATAAAGGGGCTGATGTGGGAAGTAGCAGACGGTAAACCGGTACTTACGGATTTTGGCTATAAATGCCTGACCAATGGTGATAAGACCCTGATGCCCGAGGAGTATGGCGGAGGAACCTATCTTGACGGTATTGAAAGACTGAATTTCAAAGCTGTATCAGATGGTGAGATTAACCCTGAGACCGGTTATCCTTACAACTATCTGATGTGGGATAACTATATATCCTTGAACCTTACGGATATGGAAAGGGACTGGCAGACCCATATGGGGGCTAAGAATGCAACAGAGTATTTCTATAAAAATAAACAGGCCGTGATATCCGTAGGCAGCGGTTATGCTGTACCAGCGGAGGATCCGGATATCACTACTATCCGGGCTCAGATTCGTTCAACTATTGTAGAATACTCCTGGAAGTCAGTGTTTGCGAAAGATGAAGAGGAATTTACCCGGCTGATAAAGGAAATGACGGACATTGCCATGGGACTGGGGTATGAAAAGGTTTTAAATATTGATCTGCGGAATACAGAAGAGCAGAAACAGGCAAGAGAAGCTATTGATAATTAA
- a CDS encoding glycoside hydrolase family 18 protein, producing the protein MGKLIGYVSTGDLSEVTAEDSKSLDVINIAFGHIDHGLAEWNHPECKAVLSRIKSRNPDIKLILSLGGWGAAGFSEAAMTSENRIRFAASAVELIREYDLDGIDIDWEYPCYRVAGIDGSELDRMNFTLLLEAFRIALDRAAEKDYLLTIAAGGGEYFTACTDMKSAQQYLDYVQLMTYDLKGGFLNFTGHHTSLYSNKRDLFPASTDRAVECFIQAGVPKEKLVIGAAFYSRLWKGVPDIEHGLHQMAATTGGYGPAYYSLLADFIDRNGYVRYWDEEAKAPYLFNGDTFISYDDRESLKRKAEYLKEKGLHGLMYWEYGCDKTHTLTGWLREQIGSAPGSNGDF; encoded by the coding sequence ATGGGGAAGTTAATCGGATATGTCAGCACCGGTGATCTAAGTGAGGTGACTGCAGAGGATAGTAAGAGTCTGGATGTGATCAATATAGCTTTCGGGCATATAGACCATGGGTTAGCGGAGTGGAATCATCCCGAATGCAAAGCGGTATTGTCAAGGATAAAATCCCGGAATCCGGATATAAAGCTTATATTATCCCTGGGAGGCTGGGGGGCTGCCGGCTTCTCTGAGGCTGCTATGACCAGTGAGAACAGAATACGCTTTGCTGCTTCCGCGGTAGAGCTCATAAGAGAATATGATCTGGACGGAATAGATATAGACTGGGAATACCCATGTTACCGTGTGGCTGGTATTGATGGAAGCGAATTGGACAGAATGAATTTTACGTTATTGCTGGAAGCGTTCAGAATAGCACTTGACAGGGCAGCCGAAAAGGATTACCTGCTGACCATTGCGGCAGGCGGGGGTGAATACTTTACTGCCTGTACGGATATGAAAAGTGCACAGCAGTATCTGGATTACGTACAACTGATGACCTACGATTTAAAGGGAGGTTTTCTGAATTTTACAGGTCATCATACCAGTCTGTATTCTAATAAAAGAGATTTGTTTCCTGCCAGTACGGACCGTGCCGTGGAATGCTTTATCCAGGCAGGAGTTCCAAAGGAAAAGCTGGTAATCGGTGCAGCCTTTTACTCCAGGCTGTGGAAGGGTGTACCTGATATTGAGCATGGTCTGCATCAGATGGCTGCAACCACCGGCGGCTACGGTCCTGCCTATTACAGCCTGCTGGCAGATTTTATTGACCGGAATGGATATGTCCGTTATTGGGATGAGGAAGCAAAAGCTCCTTATCTGTTTAACGGAGATACCTTTATAAGCTATGATGACAGAGAGTCGCTGAAAAGAAAAGCGGAGTATTTAAAGGAGAAGGGTCTCCATGGGTTGATGTATTGGGAGTACGGCTGCGACAAAACGCATACCTTAACCGGCTGGTTAAGAGAGCAGATAGGCAGTGCACCCGGTAGTAACGGAGATTTCTAA
- a CDS encoding glycoside hydrolase family 130 protein produces the protein MKECHAEILTVIPWQDKPEGYSKPVWRYDSNPIINRDAIPTSNSIFNSAVIPFKDGFAGVFRCDSIAVSMDIYPGFSEDGIHWRIEEEPIIFLGEDKEILKREYRYDPRVCFLEDRYYITWCNGYHGPTIGIGYTFDFKTFYQLENAFLPYNRNGVLFPRKINGKYAMLSRPSDTGHTPFGDIFYSQSSDLEYWGHHRHVMSPVKGDESAWQGTKIGPGPIPIETEEGWLLIYHGVIHTCNGFVYRVGTAILDLEEPWKVKYRSKYYILGPEEYYERVGDVPNVVFPCAALTDKDTGRIALYYGCADTVTGLAFTTVEELIGFTKAHALT, from the coding sequence ATGAAAGAATGCCATGCGGAGATTCTTACCGTTATTCCGTGGCAGGATAAGCCGGAGGGGTACAGCAAACCGGTCTGGCGTTATGACAGCAATCCTATCATAAATAGAGATGCAATACCTACTTCCAACAGCATTTTTAACAGTGCGGTAATCCCCTTTAAGGATGGATTTGCAGGAGTATTCCGTTGTGACAGCATAGCGGTTAGCATGGATATCTATCCGGGCTTCAGTGAAGATGGTATCCATTGGAGGATTGAGGAAGAACCGATTATTTTTCTGGGAGAGGATAAGGAAATCCTGAAAAGGGAATACCGTTATGACCCCAGGGTCTGCTTTTTGGAAGACCGTTATTATATAACCTGGTGCAACGGCTATCATGGGCCAACGATTGGCATCGGGTACACTTTTGATTTTAAGACCTTTTACCAGCTGGAAAATGCTTTTCTGCCTTATAACCGCAACGGTGTACTGTTTCCCAGGAAAATCAACGGCAAATATGCCATGCTCAGCAGACCAAGTGACACAGGGCATACACCATTTGGAGATATCTTCTACAGCCAAAGTAGTGACCTGGAATATTGGGGACACCACAGACATGTTATGTCTCCTGTAAAAGGCGACGAATCTGCCTGGCAGGGCACAAAAATCGGCCCTGGCCCCATCCCCATCGAGACAGAGGAGGGGTGGCTTCTGATCTATCATGGAGTCATACATACTTGCAATGGCTTTGTGTACCGTGTAGGCACTGCCATTTTAGACCTTGAGGAACCCTGGAAAGTAAAATACCGCTCGAAATATTATATTTTAGGACCGGAGGAATATTATGAGCGGGTGGGTGATGTTCCCAATGTGGTATTCCCCTGTGCAGCTCTTACTGATAAGGATACCGGACGAATAGCGCTATATTATGGCTGTGCGGATACGGTAACCGGTCTGGCCTTTACTACGGTGGAAGAACTGATAGGCTTTACCAAAGCACATGCCTTAACTTAA
- a CDS encoding transglutaminase domain-containing protein: MFTVQLQKYASDKYEKRKKYYGCLLADIEEGLKGCKEEEAVLMRFLYGTMPLRDAGEYGFDVFLSFVQHALWLRREREWCRKLPEEIFIHYVLYYRINSESISDCRNFFYEQLKDRLEGLDLKAAILEINYWCAENAAYEATDERTVSPMTMFRCKRGRCGEESTFAVTAYRSVGIPARQVYTPRWAHCDDNHAWVEVYLEGDWYFLGACEPEEELNRGWFTQSANRALLIHSRRFSEFPVASLEETLGQEGVLTYCNHTSYYARTEEALVIVKDAYGKTVEGAQVSLEILNMAEYYPAAVLVTDSKGEIRIKAGLGDIRVRAFIGEVFGERKLTISPGVKEELLLHTQSNNWLSDRWEWEEYRAPTEHPLHPAYESKEQKEKNTARIKTARDIREKNLLSCYDEEVETLYPEDLEAICRAGENIQELKAFLTRDQKELRKQLLLHLSEKDFKDLKAEILEDHLEPYSEEYGFSRENYYRYVLCPRIFKEELTPYKSFIRNYFSKEEKEVFAKEPDLIWKYIKAGIGYIPEEEYETLCATPIGSLRLGLGSPLSQSILFVAICRSLHIPARLNPVTQAPEYLCHGVFVSPEKVASANTATLVLKKKKDSRWSYYQNWTIGKLKGMQFETLVYEGKVFWENELKLSLEEGIYRLIAARRMPEGHQKVCERVFRLVEGERKVIDMAEWKTEMQIPKNRVKLENFLFNSSSGKKSSLFELVRQKPAILAFLGTGEEPTEHVLNELLDMADTWNNSTGRMLIVLRERFELENITLGKVLAKLSGIEIYFDSSDSCNRAAVMLQLNEDKLPVLILADREGNSVYACGGYHVGSVEFMRRLLEEQKQ, from the coding sequence ATGTTTACGGTACAACTGCAGAAATACGCTTCCGATAAATATGAAAAACGAAAAAAGTATTACGGCTGTCTTTTGGCTGATATCGAGGAAGGCTTAAAAGGCTGTAAAGAAGAGGAAGCCGTGCTGATGCGTTTTCTTTACGGCACTATGCCCTTGCGTGATGCCGGAGAATATGGATTTGATGTATTTTTAAGCTTTGTACAGCATGCCCTTTGGCTTCGCAGAGAGAGGGAATGGTGCCGTAAGCTGCCGGAAGAGATATTTATTCACTATGTGCTTTATTACCGCATTAATTCCGAAAGCATCAGCGACTGCAGAAATTTTTTCTATGAGCAGCTAAAGGATAGGCTCGAGGGTTTGGACCTGAAGGCTGCTATACTTGAAATCAATTATTGGTGTGCGGAAAATGCTGCTTATGAAGCAACGGATGAACGAACTGTCTCACCTATGACCATGTTCCGGTGTAAAAGGGGACGCTGCGGAGAAGAATCTACCTTTGCAGTTACGGCTTACCGGAGCGTGGGGATACCTGCCAGGCAGGTATATACACCAAGATGGGCCCACTGTGATGATAACCATGCCTGGGTGGAGGTTTATTTAGAGGGAGACTGGTATTTTCTGGGTGCCTGCGAACCAGAGGAGGAACTGAACAGAGGCTGGTTTACGCAATCCGCCAATCGCGCTTTATTAATTCACAGCCGCAGATTTTCCGAATTCCCGGTGGCTTCTTTGGAAGAAACACTAGGACAGGAAGGAGTACTGACCTATTGTAACCATACTTCTTATTATGCCAGGACAGAGGAAGCATTGGTGATTGTAAAGGATGCCTATGGAAAGACAGTGGAAGGTGCTCAGGTTTCGCTGGAGATTCTTAACATGGCGGAGTATTATCCCGCCGCTGTTCTTGTAACAGACAGTAAAGGAGAAATACGGATAAAAGCCGGACTTGGAGATATCAGAGTCAGGGCTTTTATAGGGGAGGTTTTCGGGGAGAGGAAGCTTACCATTAGCCCGGGAGTAAAAGAAGAACTTCTATTACATACACAGAGTAATAACTGGTTGAGTGACAGATGGGAATGGGAAGAATATCGTGCACCGACGGAACATCCGCTGCATCCTGCTTATGAAAGCAAAGAACAAAAAGAGAAAAATACAGCACGCATAAAAACTGCCAGAGATATCAGGGAGAAAAACCTCTTGTCCTGCTATGATGAAGAGGTGGAAACTCTTTACCCGGAGGATCTTGAAGCCATCTGCAGAGCGGGGGAAAATATACAAGAACTAAAAGCTTTTCTGACCAGAGACCAGAAAGAGCTCAGGAAACAGCTGCTGCTTCATCTGTCGGAAAAGGATTTTAAGGATCTGAAGGCTGAAATCCTGGAGGATCATCTGGAGCCGTATAGTGAAGAATATGGATTTTCCAGGGAAAATTATTACAGATATGTACTGTGTCCCAGGATTTTCAAAGAGGAACTTACACCTTATAAGAGTTTTATCCGTAATTATTTCAGTAAGGAAGAGAAAGAAGTTTTCGCAAAAGAGCCTGATCTTATCTGGAAATACATTAAAGCAGGCATAGGCTATATTCCGGAAGAAGAATATGAAACCCTATGTGCTACACCCATCGGCAGTCTGCGGCTTGGGCTGGGAAGCCCTTTGTCACAAAGTATTTTGTTTGTAGCTATTTGCAGAAGTCTTCATATTCCAGCCAGGTTAAATCCGGTAACCCAAGCTCCGGAATATTTATGTCATGGAGTATTTGTTTCACCGGAGAAAGTAGCATCAGCCAATACTGCAACCTTGGTATTGAAAAAGAAGAAAGACAGCAGATGGAGCTATTATCAGAATTGGACCATCGGTAAGCTCAAAGGTATGCAGTTTGAGACCCTGGTCTATGAGGGGAAGGTCTTCTGGGAGAATGAACTTAAGCTTAGCCTGGAGGAAGGAATCTATAGGCTCATAGCTGCCAGGCGTATGCCGGAAGGGCATCAGAAAGTCTGTGAGAGGGTTTTCCGGCTGGTGGAGGGAGAACGTAAAGTCATTGATATGGCAGAGTGGAAGACGGAAATGCAGATACCAAAGAACCGTGTTAAGCTGGAGAATTTTCTTTTTAACAGCAGCAGTGGAAAGAAAAGCAGTCTGTTCGAACTGGTGAGGCAAAAGCCAGCTATTCTTGCATTTTTGGGGACAGGAGAAGAACCCACTGAGCATGTCCTGAACGAATTGCTGGATATGGCAGATACGTGGAACAACAGCACAGGCAGAATGCTTATAGTACTGCGGGAGCGATTTGAATTGGAGAATATTACCCTGGGAAAAGTCCTTGCGAAATTATCAGGTATTGAAATATATTTTGACAGCTCAGACAGCTGTAACAGAGCAGCGGTGATGTTACAGCTAAATGAAGATAAACTGCCGGTTCTTATCCTGGCGGACAGAGAAGGAAACAGTGTGTATGCCTGCGGGGGCTATCATGTAGGCAGTGTGGAATTTATGCGGAGACTACTGGAGGAGCAAAAACAGTAA
- a CDS encoding alpha-L-fucosidase, translating into MENKLEAALTCLDVTEKLEADSRRSTSEETEKQENEKAAAQDKIEKGVHNYSTAEEYVWPEDEKVRQKLEWFQDQKLALMMHWGPYSQLGIVESWALSDADAEWSRTGIDWEVSGEEFKKQYFDLNKTFAPLRFEPEKWADIAVEAGIRYLIFTTKHHDGFCMWDTRYSDYKITGTDCPYHSHKYADICGHLFEAFRKKGIGIAAYFSKADWHIDSYWAENYPRGEYMWRGPSYEPSKQPEEWERFTEFTRNQVKELATRYGKLDIMWFDAGWVCKENGQDIRLGETIEEIRTWQPGMLCADRTVGGAYENYITPEQCVPEEPLNVPWESCITLGTSFSFAYEDVYKTPREVIHLLTDIVAKGGNLAINVGPQPDGRLPKGAIASLKGIGAWLKLFGEAIYGTRICAPYKVDNIAFTRKEEVVYALELFAEDDDVPDKVFLPFNEKVNRVTMVGTGENILFENTTGGLQISVPWEKGKEAPVARVYKLEPDAAFGS; encoded by the coding sequence ATGGAGAATAAATTAGAGGCTGCACTTACCTGCCTTGACGTTACAGAAAAGTTGGAAGCGGACAGCCGGAGGTCAACGTCAGAGGAGACAGAGAAGCAGGAGAATGAAAAAGCAGCTGCGCAGGATAAAATAGAAAAAGGTGTCCACAATTACAGTACAGCAGAAGAATATGTCTGGCCTGAGGATGAAAAAGTTCGGCAGAAACTGGAGTGGTTCCAGGATCAGAAACTGGCACTGATGATGCATTGGGGACCGTATTCCCAGCTTGGAATCGTTGAATCCTGGGCACTTTCTGATGCGGATGCGGAATGGTCCAGAACTGGAATTGATTGGGAAGTAAGCGGTGAAGAATTCAAGAAGCAGTATTTTGATCTGAATAAAACCTTTGCACCGCTTCGGTTTGAGCCGGAAAAATGGGCTGATATTGCAGTGGAGGCAGGTATACGCTATCTGATATTTACCACCAAACACCATGATGGGTTCTGTATGTGGGATACCCGTTATTCAGATTATAAGATTACGGGAACGGACTGCCCATATCATAGTCATAAATATGCAGATATATGCGGGCATCTGTTTGAAGCCTTCCGTAAGAAAGGAATTGGTATAGCGGCATATTTTTCAAAAGCGGATTGGCATATAGACAGTTACTGGGCTGAAAATTATCCGCGGGGTGAATATATGTGGAGGGGACCCTCCTATGAACCATCAAAACAGCCTGAGGAATGGGAGAGATTTACTGAATTTACCCGGAATCAGGTGAAGGAACTGGCAACCAGGTATGGGAAATTGGATATCATGTGGTTTGATGCCGGTTGGGTATGCAAGGAAAACGGCCAGGATATCCGCCTTGGTGAGACGATAGAGGAGATCAGGACCTGGCAGCCGGGAATGTTATGTGCCGACAGAACGGTTGGTGGTGCTTATGAAAATTATATTACCCCAGAGCAATGTGTGCCGGAAGAACCGCTTAATGTACCTTGGGAGAGCTGTATTACCTTGGGAACTTCCTTTTCTTTTGCCTATGAAGATGTCTATAAAACCCCCAGGGAAGTAATCCATCTGTTGACGGACATTGTTGCAAAGGGAGGCAACCTGGCAATTAACGTGGGGCCACAACCCGACGGGCGGCTTCCTAAGGGGGCGATTGCTTCTTTAAAAGGAATAGGTGCATGGCTTAAGCTTTTCGGAGAGGCCATTTATGGTACCAGGATTTGTGCGCCATACAAGGTGGATAATATTGCATTTACCAGAAAAGAGGAGGTGGTATACGCCCTGGAACTGTTCGCAGAAGACGACGATGTTCCGGATAAGGTATTTCTTCCTTTTAATGAAAAGGTTAATCGGGTGACAATGGTTGGTACCGGTGAGAATATACTTTTTGAGAACACAACGGGAGGTCTTCAGATATCGGTACCCTGGGAGAAGGGCAAAGAGGCTCCTGTAGCCAGAGTATATAAACTGGAGCCGGATGCGGCTTTTGGAAGCTGA